aattatttttttgttttattcaatgtaaattattaattcatcaacaatgtaatAGAATGTCTTTCgataaattattttaatgacTGCCATCAGCACACATGGGCTTAATGAAGGGTTGcttcgtgtctgtgtgggctCCAACAGGCTTCTAATCAATTAAAGATAATTGGGCTGTCACGTGATACCTACCTGCTTCAACTAGAGGGCCCCCTAGATAAAAGTGGGCAAAgcttaaaaacataaaataaaacaaagcatcaaTCAAAGCTATAAAGAGATGAATTTTAATTTGGTGACATTTTCTTTAATTTCCAGCATTTTGACCTTCAACGCTCAACTTTGTCTGAGTATCGAAAAGGGCTCAACGCCATCTCAGAGGCAAAGTCTTGCCTTGCCCAGAGTCAGCTGCTCTCAAAGGGGAATAAAGGCTGTGTTTGGCTCTGAGGTCATCAGTGATATTCGTGTAAAAGGTGAGATTGCCACATGTGTACATTGTCACGTCAACAACCGTTAAGCTACTCGCTTTACTCCTATGTCAGACAAGTCGGGGGCCACATTCACGGCGGATCGGTCTGGGAGCTTGTGTGGAGTCAAAATGGGCAGAAACGACAACCAGAGTCTTGTTTTCTTCAGCACATATGACGGCTGCTACGCTCAAGTGAAGGTAAAGCAATGTTGTGTGATGTCATCCAGAATGGTTGAAAATACTGGCGCGTTTCAATACATTTATATAAtggtattgacttttttttgtgtatttagcGACATtcctatatatattttattaaagGGAAGCCATTCGAATGAATGTATAACTTGGACATGGTGATGACTTTGGGCCCTCAGGGCAGTAAAGTGGTCGTCCCACTGCAAGTGCAGCTGACGGGAGACGATCGATGGTTCAGGGTCAACATCAGCTGTCCTCTGACGAGGAGACCCAGAGGGAGGCCACCGCTGCAGTCACCGGGTGAGTGCGGATGAGCTGCCTGAAAACTTAACTCACACCATCACGTTCTCAATCTCGCCCACCTTTAGTGGCGCTGTAGCACTTTGCATCACTCACTACCAATCTTAATTTActgtttggtgaaaaaaaaaatattaaaattgctTCCAGAATTCCACGGGCAGTGTGCCATTCACAAAGACCTCCGGGTGACATGTGGGACACAAAGACTGTCCCCTGATTCCTGCGCCTACCATGGCTGCTGCTACAATTTCACAGATTCAACATGCTACTACAGACTCAATTGTAAGCTTgagaaattgaattttttttttaatgagtgtgtaaaaaaaacctgctttttctgtttttttttggcatccCTTCCAGCCTGCTCTTTGGACGGGCACTTTGTGTTTGCTGTCGAAAGGACCGAGATGGACCCGCCTATGCGCCCCAGAAGCCTCGTGGTCAAGAATCGGCCACGCTGCGTTCCTGTTCTCACCACCCCAGACGTTGCCGTCTTTAAGATTCACGTCACGGATTGTGGGGTTAAGACAAAGGTCGGGCACTTTCCTTGATTACAAACCTGTCAATCGGGGCATCGGACTCAATGACATTATCAGTTGCCGTGAGCACCTCAGCGGCAAACACTGTGATTGCGCGATCCCTTACGTTTCTTTTCGTTCAACATCAGAACATTCCGGGTGCCATTTAGCTGACAAAGTAACTCCGCCTGATTTTTAGGTCAAGGGAGATGTCGTCGTCTATGAGTTGGAGGTGGAGGAGCTGCCTGATCCGAGAAGAACAAACCACGCTCCGTTTCGGTAATTTCTATCGCATCCTCGGCAATCCGCCGCATGaccaatttcatttattttagtcTCCAGGTGGATTGTGAATATGACGAGTCGGCTGCGAAGCGTGCCGTCAATCTGACTTCCCTCCACACAGTGACCAAGCCGCCGCCTGTGGTTGCTCTGGGAAACATCAAAGTGCAGATGAGAATCGCCACAGGTAATAAAACACTCGAGACGGTTGCACTCGAGTTTAAACTCCCCAACCGTTTTCTTTCCCCGTTCAGACGCGTCCTTCACGTGTTTCTTTCCTGAGGACCAACTTCCTGTGATATCGCCGCTGCGTGAAACCGTCTACGTGGAAATCTCTCTGGGCCAACCATCGCCGGATCCCGCACTTTCCCTCCATGTCAGGGATTGCTTCGCCTACCCGGCATCTCGACACTCTGCGTGGACGCTTCTCTACGAAGGGTAAGGGATGAGCAGCGTTGGAAAAAAATCGGGAGGGCTGATTttgcgctgctgacttcaattTTCCCCCCCATCCTGGATAGATGTCCCAACCACCTGGATGACTCCAAAAGTTCAGTCCCTGTGGACAATCGGGGTCAAATTTATTCCCATTCCCAAGTCAGGAGATTTGACGTCAAGACCTTTGCCTTCGTCGATGAAGGCCAACCAAGTGTTGAGGAAGTAAGCCGTGAAAGCACATGAGCATTTTGTTTAAGTACAAGGAAACTTACTCGCTCCCTTTTGGGGCTATTGTATGGTGTCATTTATTAGATCTACTTCTATTGTTGGGTGGAAATCTGCACGGAGGAGGTAGACTGCGCGCAACGCTGCGCTATCGTTTGTGAGTACGAGTTGCGATGGCCGGGTTTCGTGGCGGGCTTTCAAATGGGACACATTTTTTACTCCCGCCACTGCACTTATAGAAACTCATCAATGTCGCAACATTACAGTTTCAATATTTAGCGATGCACAAACAAATCGAAAATAATTCGCCATACTCACCATCGATTGCGGATTCTTTTGTTTGCCCTTCTAGCATCTGAAGGCGAGAGACGCAGAAGAGAGGCTTCCTCCGAAGCATCTCCCACCCAGCTCGTCACTTTGGGCCCTTTTCTGCTGCGTCGGAATAGCACAAAAAAGCAGGCTGATCCGTGTGTTCAGCACAACGCCGGTGAGTCCAGCTCAGGCCACGCCAAGATATGATACTCAACAatgctgtccttttttttttctcaagtgtaTCAAGGCGCCATGTTTGTTCTCTCTGGCATCGGGGCAacagtgctgctgctgctggtgctggtggttgtgatattgtgtttgAGCAAGAGGAATTGTCACAAGCCACAGACAACACAAGGTTCTGAGGCTCACGTTGAAGATGTGATATCATAATAAACATTTCACTGCACCCCTCAGGCCGTGTTCCCGTTTGCTTGACTTCTGACTCCAATTGCCTCTTTAGCCGGAAGGGTTCACATATACGATCAAATTTTTCTCCATGGTCAGCATCACTTTTCAAAAGTGGTTCGGGCCACCCGAGAATATAAATCATGAAATCGGTCTAAAAATTGAtctggcataaaaaaaaaacactaccaaTATTACTCAAATCATATGATTTAAATCAAGTAGATAAGGAATTTCATGGACAAGagcaaaatagtttttaaaaaaagggcaacATGTAGGTTTAAGTGAGAAACGATACAGTGAACTGAGTGCATTTACAATGGTTGTTGCTTTAATATGGTCTGAACTTTCTTTGGGCCCTGAGGAGGGCTATTCTTTGTTTGTCCTCCTCAAACTTTTTCCTGAGTTCAGCAATatctgaaacaaaaaaacaaaaaaaacaaaattgaacgATGAcctcattttcaaaacaaaaatagaacaaCACGCAGAGCAGGGTTatcgtttgggatttttttgtttttataaccgTTGATTTGGTTTTAAGTAGCTTTCGAGTTCTTTTGTTATGATCATTTTGTGGACTGAAAATGAGGTCACAATGCCTCAGGGCTCAGCttgcgaatgtcacatgaccaaaccaagAAAAGTCAGCTGTGATTGGGCGCCGCCAATGAAGGTTAATGCGTGGCTTTTGTCAAATGCAGTGTTTGGATGAGTGGGAGCCCAGGGGTGaatagaagatttttttttaacttgacttcccctttaacgaTGTTTTTCTGTTAGTTTTCATTAACTATAATAACCATGATGCAGATCACTATGACTTTAAAATCCTccccagattttaaaaaaaaaacttacgtTCTTTCTGGGTGTTTTTATGCTGCCAAGAGTAGAAGTTCAAGAGctccttcctctttttcttcctcatctCCTTTTGCAGAGTCTTTCTGTCGGCAGCCTCACTGTGGGGACGAGCCTTGTTGCCTTTGTGCCCCCTGCTGACTTTGACCCAgccctcctcatcctctttttgttgctcctcctcctgcttcagGCGCTCCGCTTCCtggtaaaaatgaaaacaaatatgttACCTTCGTGCAGTGTGGTCCCCTCATGTGTAGCAGAATAGCACTTACTTCTTCTTTCATCTTGTCAAAGTTCTTCATGAACTCATCGACTACATTTTGCAGTGTGTCCGGCTGAACAAAGGAATCTCTGTACTGTTTAATCCATTCTGCCGAGCCAGAAACGGGTCAGACAAACAGAATTCAAAGCGCAACACAATACTCAATATGGAGTAATTCATTCTGCAACTTGACTCACTTTGTACACCAGTCTGAACCGTACGCTTTGTTGAACAGACCACCAAAGGCAAGTTGGGAGGGTGCGATTTTGCAGCTGCAATACTGGAGGAGCGATCAAACACGATGTAACCAACCTTGAAAGCCTGAATAAGGAGAAtaaagagaggacaggcatgaaATGGGGAGAAATGATATTATAGTACACAGGTGATTCAACGGAAAGACTGCGAGTATACCTGTTTTTCAGCCGGTTTGAAGAATCTTGATAGTTTAGGCCCAGACTGGAGGAGTGAGCCCGGGTGGTCACTCAACTCCACGGACCTAACGGTGCCAAACTGCGAGAACAATTCCTTGACGACATCCTTAATGCCAAACACACAGAATTTTGGGGGTGTTGGTAAACTGGTGCTCTCTGTGTATTTTGGGATGCATTTACACGACACGAATCAATTATTGGAAGACTAGACCTCCCCCAGTGTCGACTGGTACCTCTGAGCAGTATGGTGGTATGTTGAGAACAAACAACGTCCTGTCGAGCGGTCGGTGGGAACTGGTCTCCGTCCGAACTTTGTGCTCCTTCACATATATCTTGTGTTCAGCGTTCGTGTCCGAGTCAAACTTCAAGGACAACGCTGAGGGCAAGAAAAGCGACAAACACATAAGACAACAGTCAAAACATATTACGACAAAGGGGCCGTCCCCACGGGCGAGTACCCACGTTGGATGAAAAAGAATGACCTCAGATA
This region of Hippocampus zosterae strain Florida chromosome 17, ASM2543408v3, whole genome shotgun sequence genomic DNA includes:
- the LOC127589374 gene encoding zona pellucida sperm-binding protein 4-like, translating into MNFNLVTFSLISSILTFNAQLCLSIEKGSTPSQRQSLALPRVSCSQRGIKAVFGSEVISDIRVKDKSGATFTADRSGSLCGVKMGRNDNQSLVFFSTYDGCYAQVKGSKVVVPLQVQLTGDDRWFRVNISCPLTRRPRGRPPLQSPEFHGQCAIHKDLRVTCGTQRLSPDSCAYHGCCYNFTDSTCYYRLNSCSLDGHFVFAVERTEMDPPMRPRSLVVKNRPRCVPVLTTPDVAVFKIHVTDCGVKTKVKGDVVVYELEVEELPDPRRTNHAPFRLQVDCEYDESAAKRAVNLTSLHTVTKPPPVVALGNIKVQMRIATDASFTCFFPEDQLPVISPLRETVYVEISLGQPSPDPALSLHVRDCFAYPASRHSAWTLLYEGCPNHLDDSKSSVPVDNRGQIYSHSQVRRFDVKTFAFVDEGQPSVEEIYFYCWVEICTEEVDCAQRCAIVSSEGERRRREASSEASPTQLVTLGPFLLRRNSTKKQADPCVQHNAVYQGAMFVLSGIGATVLLLLVLVVVILCLSKRNCHKPQTTQGSEAHVEDVIS
- the rrp7a gene encoding ribosomal RNA-processing protein 7 homolog A, with protein sequence MAPSGRNRANNKACVIPGGFTALSLKFDSDTNAEHKIYVKEHKVRTETSSHRPLDRTLFVLNIPPYCSEDVVKELFSQFGTVRSVELSDHPGSLLQSGPKLSRFFKPAEKQAFKVGYIVFDRSSSIAAAKSHPPNLPLVVCSTKRTVQTGVQKWIKQYRDSFVQPDTLQNVVDEFMKNFDKMKEEEAERLKQEEEQQKEDEEGWVKVSRGHKGNKARPHSEAADRKTLQKEMRKKKRKELLNFYSWQHKNTQKEHIAELRKKFEEDKQRIALLRAQRKFRPY